GGTACTCAACGTCGTTCCGATCCTCGGCCAGATTGCCGGAGTCTTTGTCGGCTTCTACGCCGCGGTTGCGGCCTACTCCGTTATCGGTCGGGCGTGGGAGGATCTTCCAGTCGTCGACCACACCGGTCCCGACGCGATGCTGTCGACCAGTGTCGATACTGACCGGTAACCGCCTTTTTGAAGCTATCACACGAGTAGCCGTTCGGGTTTCGGTGTCCTCCCAGTCTGTGCGGTCAACGCTGACGGTCCTCAGATCGCTCGACCGACAGCGTTCGCCACCGCAACTGTGTCTGATCAAGCATCCCGTAGCGCTTTCCGGTCAGTGTCGGCGTCCCATCTCAGGCTGTTTCTGGAGCGGTTGTCGCCTCCGGAGCGTCACTGTCTGTCCCTGCTCGGCTCTCGATTTCCCTGGCCATCGCCTCCATGAACGCCGTGACTGTGTTGCCCATCAGCACCACTGGCCGACCCGAGGCTACCGCGTCATCTAGAACTGCCGCCGGCGATTCAGTCTCGGTGTCGTGGCGAACGACCGGGAGGGAGGCGGTCGTCTCGAACAGCTGTTGATCGTCGCCGACGATGTGGGTCTGCTCGACTGCCCCCGACTCGTAGAGGTCGTCGAGATAGCGGATGAACGACACCGTTCGCCCCCGGCGATCCCACCGGAGGTTCAACACTGGTTCGATTACTGTCTCCCGATCCTCAACGAGCGACTGTCGAACGAGTTCCGTGCTCTGGACGTCGTTGACCGCCGCCGCATTGTACACCCGACCACCAGGAAGCTGCTGCCACGACGGACGAAGCGTATCGATTCGGTCCTGGATCTCTTGGGTTGGAACAGGCGGCTCACCGACTGCTGCGAGCACGTCGTTGAGCCCATACACACACTCACTGCCTGGCACGCTCTCGGTCCCCGACGGCGGGTCGACGAAGGTAACTGGTGCATCCCGACGCTCGAGTTCGGTCTGGATGTACTCACGTAGCGGTTTGTACTGTTCGGCACAGACAACTGATGTCCCCTGAGGGACTGCACGGGTGAGCGACCGAGCGATCTGGGTGCGATCACGGCCTAGCGTGTCGAGGTGGTCCTCCCGGACATTGGTGAGAAACACCAGATCGGGGTCGACGAACTGCTCGTTGACCAGCCGTGTCGTGTAGGGTCTGATTCCTTGATTCTCGACGATTGCGACGTCGATACTGTCGAACCGAGCCAGCTCACGCTCGTTTTCGTACAGTCTGACCTGCTGTTCGCGCTCGATCTCGGAGACGGTGTCGTTGTAGCGAACCTGTGCATCGGATCCGGTTATCTTGGTGTAGGTGTCGTAGCCGCGGCTGACGAACTGTTCGTGCAGCCAGTTGGCCACCGATGACTTCCCGCGGACACCACTGACGACGATTCGGGTATCGATCTCATCGAGCCGCCGACGGTGGGCGGGACCGGCACCAAGTGCCTCGACAACACCGCTGGCGACAGTGCGGAGTCCGTCGAGTGCCTGCTTTTTCACTGTTTGGCGGCTCGACCACATCAGTCAGTCACCTCCTCTCCAGCCTGACAGTGGGTCCATCGGTTCGGTGGGATTTGACACTGACTGTGGCGGCTCGATTCGTTCTAGATTGGCCAGCACAGCGAGAGCCAGTAGTACGATGACAGCGCCGAGCTGGAGCTGTTGGACGGTTACCTCCGTCAGGAGGCCAGTCGGCGGTGGGGTCACGAGCAGCCGGGCAATGAAGCCGACTGTCACGAGCGTCCCGGCGATCACTGCGATAGTTGCCGGTCGCTCTCTGGGTGGAACCACGTGAATGTTGTACGCGGTGACGCCGCCAAGCAGGCCGACAAAGAAGGGGAGCACGCCGTGAATGACTGGAACAACAGACACCAACGAGACTGTCGTGAGTATGCTCACGATGATGCCGAACGCCAGCAACACGCGTCCGTAGAGGAGTGTCCACCAGTGGACGAGCTGGATACTACCGTAGGCCCCAACGGTGGCGAGCATCCACACCGGCAGTAACATTCCGTTACGGAAGGTGATGAGGACGACAAGCGGGACGACGATGATCCCGGCGACACGAAGCTGGTACCGGAACCGAACCAGCTCTGCGATGGCCATCCCGGCGATGACGAGGACAAGCGAGAGACTGTTTGATGTGATCACTGGAAGCGGTGGCCGGTCGACCGTCAGCCCGAAGGCGAGCGCAATATCCGACTTCGGGGCGAGCAGCAGCGGTGGAAGCGTCCCGGCCAGCGGTGAGAGACCGACGAGGAACGTGAGCCCGATCCCGACGACGACCAGGAACAACAGCACTGCCAGACTGACGACGCCATCGAGCACTCGCTGCTCAGTGTCGAGACGGTGGAAGTTGTAGGCGGCGATGCCGGGGAGCACACTTCCGAGGAACTCGACATCTGTAATCGCTGTCTCGGCACCAACCCCAGCCACGAGTAGTTCGACGATAGTGACCGGAACGAGCGCCCCGATGAAAATAGAGAGGACGAACAGCTGGCGGCCGTACAACGGGAGTCGAGTTTTGATGTAGCTGATCGAGGCGTATGCTGCTACTGTGCTGAGGACGAACACCGGGAAGGTCCCGAAGCTCCGCAGGAGGTACACCGCAACGAGCGGGACGATGAGGACACCACCGAGTCTGAGACCATACAGCTGTGCGGCGATGATACCAGCAACTAACCCACAGAGCAGTACGGCTGTTGCAATGAGCATCTAGCTCTCGGACCCACCGCGGGGTTCGGCTGCGGCAGTTCGGACGGACTTCTCAGTTTGTGTTGGAGGGAGGCTCTGTCTGCGTTTCGGAGGGACCATGTCTTCTGAATTGATAACTCGTATTGTGCAACATAAAAGTGCGGGTTATGTAAACAGAGAGGACTATTGGTCGCTCTGATCTATTCTTCAGTCGGGCCTGCAAACATGAACTCGATGGGGGTAGCCGACCGACAAACCTCGCCACTCGGATGCCGAGCGATAGCAACCGATCCCGCGTCGTGAGCGCGTGCAAACTGCCGGACAGCGCTTGCATCGGTCAGCCTGTCCGGGGCGTCGACGTTGATCCGATCAGTCATCCCGCTTGTCTGGAGGCAGATCCACCCCGATAGCGCGAGTGCGACTTTGGGGTCCCGCTCCTCACGGTCGGGAGCAACCACCTTTCGGAGTCGCTCGTGCATCCCCGAGGGAACGACGTACGCGGTTCCATCGGGGGCGATGGCGATCTGTTGGGCGCTGAACTCGCCCTCGACTGGTGGGAACGGGACTGTCACGACTTAGCTGAGACTGATGTTGATCGTCTTGGTCTGAGTGTAGTGGTCGACGGCGTCTTGGCCGATCTCACGGCCGATTCCTGATTGCTTGTAGCCGCCGAATGGCTGGCCGGCCGGGAAGTCGTTGTACGTGTTGATCCAGATGTTGCCAGCCTCGATGTCTTTGGCACACTGGTGGGCCTTCGTGAGGTCCTCGGTGATCACACCTGCGGCGAGGCCGTAGTCGACATCGTTCGCCAACTCGATCATCTCGTCGTAGTCGCTCCACGAGAACACCTCTTGGACGGGGCCGAAAATCTCCTCTTGGACGGCCTTACTGTCGTGATCGATGTTATCGATCAGTGTTGGCGCAACGAAACAGCCGTCCGACAGGGCTTCGTCGTCGGGCTGGCTGCCGCCGGTGACAAAGGCCGCCCCGGACTGTTCGGCCTCTTCGATGTAGCTCATGGTTCGTTCGACCTGTTCAGCGGTCACCTTCGGGCCGAGATCAGTCGCATCCAGCAGTGGATCGTCGACGGTCAGATCTTCGGCGGCCGCCGCGAGTTCGTCGAGGAACTCATCTTTGATGTCTTCGTGGACAAAGAGTCGTGAACCCGCACAGCAGCACTCGCCGGTATTGAAGAAGATGGCGGTGATCGTGGTCTGGACTGCCTGCTCTAAGTCCGCATCGGGGAACACGACGAGCGGGCTTTTGCCACCCAGTTCGAGCGTGATGTCGGTGATGTTGTCGGCGGCGCTTTTTATCACCTTGCTGCCGATTTCGGTCGACCCGGTAAAGGCGAGTTTCCGGATGCCGCTGTGGTTCGAAAGCGGTTCGCCAGCATCGGGACCGAACCCGGTGACGATGTTGACGACACCGTCTGGGATCACGTCGTCGGCCTCCTCCATCAGTTTGAGAACGGAAAGGGGTGTTTCCTCGGCCGGTTTGAGGACGACTGTGTTGCCAGCCGACAGCGCAGGGCCGAGTTTCCAGGCAGCCATTAAAAGCGGGAAATTCCACGGAATAATTTGGCCGACGACGCCGTAGGGTTCTTCGATGGTTTGGACGTGTCGACTGTCGTCAGTGTCGACCGTCCGTCCCTCGTGGGCCCGAGCGATGCCCGCGAAATAGCGGAAGTGGTCGACGACGAGTTCGATATCGATGCGGGCCTCGGTAATTGGTTTCCCGTTGTCGAGCGATTCGAGCCGGGCGAACTCGTCGGCTTTGTTCTCGATACGGTCGGCAATCGCTTCGAGCATTGTCTGTCGTTCGGCGCTCGAATAGGAGCTATACACCTCGTCGTAGGCCTCCCACGCCGCCTCGACCGCGC
This sequence is a window from Halohasta litchfieldiae. Protein-coding genes within it:
- a CDS encoding Mur ligase family protein translates to MWSSRQTVKKQALDGLRTVASGVVEALGAGPAHRRRLDEIDTRIVVSGVRGKSSVANWLHEQFVSRGYDTYTKITGSDAQVRYNDTVSEIEREQQVRLYENERELARFDSIDVAIVENQGIRPYTTRLVNEQFVDPDLVFLTNVREDHLDTLGRDRTQIARSLTRAVPQGTSVVCAEQYKPLREYIQTELERRDAPVTFVDPPSGTESVPGSECVYGLNDVLAAVGEPPVPTQEIQDRIDTLRPSWQQLPGGRVYNAAAVNDVQSTELVRQSLVEDRETVIEPVLNLRWDRRGRTVSFIRYLDDLYESGAVEQTHIVGDDQQLFETTASLPVVRHDTETESPAAVLDDAVASGRPVVLMGNTVTAFMEAMAREIESRAGTDSDAPEATTAPETA
- a CDS encoding poly-gamma-glutamate biosynthesis protein PgsC/CapC, with the protein product MLIATAVLLCGLVAGIIAAQLYGLRLGGVLIVPLVAVYLLRSFGTFPVFVLSTVAAYASISYIKTRLPLYGRQLFVLSIFIGALVPVTIVELLVAGVGAETAITDVEFLGSVLPGIAAYNFHRLDTEQRVLDGVVSLAVLLFLVVVGIGLTFLVGLSPLAGTLPPLLLAPKSDIALAFGLTVDRPPLPVITSNSLSLVLVIAGMAIAELVRFRYQLRVAGIIVVPLVVLITFRNGMLLPVWMLATVGAYGSIQLVHWWTLLYGRVLLAFGIIVSILTTVSLVSVVPVIHGVLPFFVGLLGGVTAYNIHVVPPRERPATIAVIAGTLVTVGFIARLLVTPPPTGLLTEVTVQQLQLGAVIVLLALAVLANLERIEPPQSVSNPTEPMDPLSGWRGGD
- a CDS encoding aldehyde dehydrogenase family protein; the protein is MSVDDQSQTPSERKSAIKKRHEQAASEVLPDHRELYIGGEWVQSASGETFTTVDPTTGETLAEVEAGNSEDIDRAVEAAWEAYDEVYSSYSSAERQTMLEAIADRIENKADEFARLESLDNGKPITEARIDIELVVDHFRYFAGIARAHEGRTVDTDDSRHVQTIEEPYGVVGQIIPWNFPLLMAAWKLGPALSAGNTVVLKPAEETPLSVLKLMEEADDVIPDGVVNIVTGFGPDAGEPLSNHSGIRKLAFTGSTEIGSKVIKSAADNITDITLELGGKSPLVVFPDADLEQAVQTTITAIFFNTGECCCAGSRLFVHEDIKDEFLDELAAAAEDLTVDDPLLDATDLGPKVTAEQVERTMSYIEEAEQSGAAFVTGGSQPDDEALSDGCFVAPTLIDNIDHDSKAVQEEIFGPVQEVFSWSDYDEMIELANDVDYGLAAGVITEDLTKAHQCAKDIEAGNIWINTYNDFPAGQPFGGYKQSGIGREIGQDAVDHYTQTKTINISLS